In Rhizobium sp. ARZ01, a genomic segment contains:
- a CDS encoding ABC transporter ATP-binding protein: MSARVGNEKEVVLSVKDLTVGFGDRVVLDKLNLDIYRGEILGFVGASGSGKSVLMRTVLRLLPRRAGTIRILGADFDRTSEAERMALDMRLGVLFQHGALFSSLTVRENIQVPMREYLDLPQAMMDELALLKVELVGLAPEAADKFPSELSGGMIKRAALARALALDPDLVFLDEPTSGLDPIGAAEFDELIAKLRDTLGLTVYMVTHDLDSLFSVCDRIAVLGQKRVLVEGTIDDMLACDDAWVQAYFQGKRARSIVRT; the protein is encoded by the coding sequence GTGAGCGCTCGAGTTGGAAACGAAAAAGAGGTGGTACTCTCGGTCAAGGATTTGACCGTGGGGTTCGGCGACCGTGTCGTTCTCGATAAATTGAACCTGGACATCTACCGCGGTGAAATCCTCGGCTTCGTCGGCGCATCGGGGTCGGGAAAATCGGTGCTCATGCGCACGGTTCTGCGCCTACTTCCGCGCCGAGCCGGCACTATTCGCATCCTCGGCGCCGATTTCGACCGGACGAGCGAGGCGGAGCGCATGGCGCTCGATATGCGTCTCGGCGTGCTTTTCCAGCATGGCGCGCTCTTCTCCTCGCTGACGGTGCGTGAGAACATTCAGGTGCCGATGCGGGAATATCTCGACCTGCCGCAAGCCATGATGGACGAGTTGGCTCTGCTGAAGGTCGAGCTGGTCGGACTTGCGCCGGAGGCGGCGGACAAGTTCCCCTCGGAGCTGTCCGGCGGCATGATCAAGCGTGCGGCGTTGGCGCGCGCGCTCGCGCTCGATCCGGACCTGGTGTTCCTTGACGAGCCGACGTCCGGTCTTGATCCGATCGGCGCGGCCGAATTCGACGAACTGATTGCCAAGTTGCGGGACACGCTGGGACTGACGGTCTATATGGTGACGCACGACCTAGACAGTCTCTTTTCCGTCTGCGACCGGATTGCGGTTCTCGGGCAGAAGAGGGTTCTGGTCGAAGGCACGATCGACGACATGCTTGCCTGCGACGACGCCTGGGTGCAGGCCTATTTCCAGGGAAAGCGAGCGCGATCGATCGTCAGAACCTGA
- a CDS encoding MlaE family lipid ABC transporter permease subunit, which produces MSRNQRFLSLFTCIVREEERALNSSSIPSPEIEIAGRPDGHGEIWRLSGAWRAQTAVAAKRKLDDLNGHKEPLQIDLRAIEGMDTAGAWLIRQAMTERQQAGAEVSVVDPNGRFLDLIQALPAQLREPAIEDDRPTSPFVRFLTPIGRHVVEIWGDVVAAMYILGSAVRGAQLKLGRHSGVSPAAIVNQIDHMGVKAVPIITLMSFLIGAIIAQQGAFQLRYFGAEVFVVDLVGILQLREIGVLLTAIMIAGRSGSAITAEIGSMKMREEIDALKVMGLSPIGVLVFPRLVALTVALPLLTIIANFAALFGAAVVANTYSGITYDTFLSRLREAVDLSTVVSGMIKAPFMALVIGIVASVEGLKVGGSAESLGLRVTTSVVKSIFVVILMDGLFAMFYAAIDF; this is translated from the coding sequence ATGAGTCGCAATCAACGGTTCCTATCACTTTTCACCTGCATCGTCCGGGAAGAAGAAAGAGCATTGAATTCGTCGTCCATTCCATCTCCCGAAATCGAGATCGCCGGCCGCCCGGACGGGCATGGTGAAATCTGGCGCCTTTCCGGAGCATGGCGTGCGCAAACTGCCGTGGCCGCCAAGCGCAAGCTGGATGATCTGAACGGTCACAAGGAGCCGCTTCAGATCGATCTCCGCGCGATTGAGGGGATGGATACCGCCGGCGCGTGGCTGATCCGTCAGGCAATGACAGAGCGGCAACAGGCGGGGGCAGAGGTCAGCGTTGTTGATCCCAATGGCCGTTTTCTGGACCTGATCCAGGCCTTACCCGCGCAATTGCGCGAGCCTGCGATTGAAGACGATCGGCCGACGAGCCCGTTCGTACGTTTCTTGACGCCGATCGGCAGGCACGTTGTCGAGATTTGGGGCGACGTGGTCGCGGCGATGTACATCCTCGGCTCGGCGGTTCGTGGGGCGCAGCTCAAGCTCGGCCGTCACAGTGGCGTTTCGCCAGCGGCAATCGTCAACCAGATCGATCATATGGGCGTGAAGGCCGTTCCGATCATCACGCTGATGTCCTTCCTTATCGGTGCAATCATCGCCCAGCAGGGGGCATTCCAACTGCGCTATTTCGGAGCGGAAGTGTTCGTGGTCGATCTCGTGGGAATCCTGCAGTTGCGCGAGATCGGCGTACTTCTGACGGCGATCATGATCGCCGGCCGCTCGGGTAGTGCGATCACGGCCGAAATCGGCTCCATGAAGATGCGCGAGGAGATCGATGCGCTGAAGGTCATGGGCCTTTCGCCGATCGGTGTCCTCGTTTTTCCGCGGCTGGTGGCGCTGACGGTCGCATTGCCGCTTCTGACGATCATCGCCAATTTCGCCGCGCTGTTCGGGGCGGCGGTCGTGGCCAACACCTATTCCGGCATAACCTACGACACGTTCCTGTCACGCCTGAGGGAAGCCGTCGATTTGTCGACGGTCGTTTCGGGCATGATCAAGGCCCCCTTCATGGCGCTCGTGATCGGCATCGTTGCCTCAGTCGAGGGGCTGAAGGTGGGTGGGAGTGCCGAGTCGCTCGGATTGCGCGTCACGACATCCGTGGTGAAATCGATCTTCGTCGTGATTCTCATGGATGGGCTCTTCGCCATGTTCTATGCGGCGATCGACTTCTGA
- the dgcA gene encoding N-acetyl-D-Glu racemase DgcA, with the protein MRRHLASSTETFPIAGGFTISRGTKTEAVVVTCRITAGEYSGWGECVPYARYGESIESVLAEISDATSAIEAGASREDLRQIMRAGAARNAVDCALWDLEAKASGTPVWSTINAVPSAPLTTAYTISLGEPEAMAAQTARHSDRALLKVKVGTADDATRIRAVRAAAPESRIILDANEGWSGETLAYHLAICAEAGVSLIEQPLPAGRDQALAHLERIVPVCADESVHLAADLAALTDRYDAINIKLDKAGGMTEALDLRSQADRLGLKVMVGCMVGSSLAMAPAVLLAQGADFVDLDGPLLLARDRAPGLRYEDSLVFPPEANLWG; encoded by the coding sequence ATGCGCCGACACCTTGCCTCATCCACCGAGACCTTTCCGATCGCCGGCGGTTTCACGATTTCGCGTGGCACCAAGACCGAAGCGGTCGTCGTGACTTGCCGAATCACCGCAGGCGAATACTCGGGCTGGGGCGAATGTGTTCCCTACGCGCGTTACGGCGAATCGATCGAAAGCGTGCTGGCTGAAATATCGGATGCAACTTCGGCAATCGAAGCGGGAGCCTCGCGCGAAGACCTTCGCCAAATCATGCGGGCCGGTGCTGCTCGCAACGCAGTCGATTGCGCGCTGTGGGATCTCGAAGCCAAAGCCTCCGGCACGCCGGTATGGTCCACGATCAACGCAGTACCGTCGGCCCCACTTACGACCGCCTACACGATCTCGCTCGGCGAACCGGAGGCGATGGCCGCACAGACCGCTCGCCATTCGGATCGGGCACTGTTGAAGGTAAAGGTCGGAACCGCGGACGATGCAACGCGCATTCGTGCCGTGCGCGCCGCAGCGCCAGAGTCCCGCATCATTCTCGACGCGAACGAGGGGTGGAGCGGCGAGACGCTGGCTTATCACCTCGCCATCTGTGCCGAAGCCGGTGTCTCGCTGATCGAGCAACCGCTTCCGGCGGGACGGGATCAGGCACTGGCGCATTTGGAGCGCATCGTGCCCGTCTGCGCAGACGAGAGCGTACATCTGGCGGCTGATCTCGCGGCACTGACCGATCGCTATGACGCCATCAACATCAAGCTGGACAAGGCGGGCGGCATGACGGAAGCGCTAGACCTTCGCTCGCAGGCGGACCGCCTCGGCTTGAAGGTCATGGTGGGCTGCATGGTCGGCTCGTCACTGGCGATGGCCCCGGCCGTACTCCTGGCACAAGGTGCGGACTTCGTCGACCTCGACGGCCCGCTGCTTCTGGCGCGTGATCGCGCGCCAGGACTTCGTTACGAAGACTCTCTGGTGTTTCCACCAGAGGCCAATCTCTGGGGCTGA
- a CDS encoding MFS transporter, with protein MHAPHGLVATAGPPRHFVLRIAIVFCAPMLVNGIALPFFPVWLSTLSMTDWEIGLVLAVPMVIRVFTAPIAGVIADRIGDRASVLVWSGTMSLATAVALLFTESFWPVLVLYTLQGIVYAPYLPITDAIALSGVRRWNFDYSRMRFWGSLAFIVSTMIGGWLSGIFGGAMVLPAMTVGFVTTVFTAFIAPRIGKPRRPSPISALVVAPTGSSGQMDVQLMMIGAALVNGSHGMFYAFIAILWGAAGYSGTEIGLLFSVGVAAEIVFFILSARLNRTFSLWTMIVFGSAVAIFRWVAFPHDLGFAGYFALQCLHAFTFASIHVGVQGRIIERVAEEKEASTQGLYFFYNGIFMALTTFLSGYLFAWYGIDGFYAMSVVAALGLALVLLARSRQPQRLASGGNTRESS; from the coding sequence ATGCATGCGCCTCACGGCTTGGTTGCGACCGCTGGTCCACCACGCCACTTTGTCCTGCGAATCGCGATCGTTTTTTGTGCGCCAATGCTGGTGAACGGCATAGCGCTGCCGTTCTTTCCGGTCTGGCTTAGTACGCTGTCGATGACAGATTGGGAGATCGGCCTGGTGCTGGCCGTGCCGATGGTTATACGTGTCTTCACTGCGCCGATCGCCGGTGTGATCGCCGATCGAATCGGCGATCGGGCAAGCGTGCTGGTGTGGTCGGGGACAATGTCGCTCGCAACAGCGGTGGCCCTTCTCTTTACGGAAAGCTTCTGGCCGGTTCTGGTCCTCTATACGCTCCAGGGGATCGTCTATGCGCCCTATCTGCCGATCACCGATGCGATCGCGCTCAGCGGCGTGCGGCGATGGAACTTCGACTACAGCCGCATGCGTTTTTGGGGCTCGCTCGCCTTCATCGTGTCGACCATGATCGGCGGCTGGCTTTCCGGCATCTTCGGTGGCGCGATGGTGTTGCCGGCCATGACGGTCGGTTTCGTCACGACGGTCTTCACTGCATTCATCGCGCCGCGCATCGGCAAGCCACGACGGCCGTCGCCGATTTCGGCGCTGGTCGTCGCCCCGACCGGTTCGTCCGGCCAGATGGACGTACAGCTGATGATGATCGGCGCCGCATTGGTGAATGGCAGCCACGGCATGTTCTATGCCTTTATCGCGATCCTATGGGGCGCAGCCGGCTACTCTGGTACGGAGATCGGCCTGTTGTTCAGTGTCGGCGTTGCGGCCGAGATTGTCTTCTTCATCCTGTCTGCGCGCCTCAACCGCACCTTCAGCCTCTGGACAATGATCGTCTTCGGCAGCGCGGTCGCCATATTCCGATGGGTCGCCTTCCCGCATGATCTGGGATTTGCAGGTTACTTCGCCCTGCAATGCCTGCACGCCTTCACTTTTGCCAGCATCCATGTCGGCGTGCAGGGGAGGATCATCGAGCGTGTGGCCGAGGAAAAGGAGGCCTCCACGCAGGGGCTGTACTTCTTCTACAACGGCATCTTCATGGCCCTGACCACGTTTCTGTCCGGCTATCTTTTCGCCTGGTACGGCATCGACGGATTCTATGCGATGTCCGTCGTTGCCGCCCTCGGACTGGCGCTCGTGCTGCTGGCGCGCAGCCGTCAGCCCCAGAGATTGGCCTCTGGTGGAAACACCAGAGAGTCTTCGTAA
- a CDS encoding UDP-2,3-diacylglucosamine diphosphatase — MTASDSAPNVRRVRTLFLSDVHLGSRAAKADFLLDFLRCHEAETIILVGDIVDGWRLKRSWYWPQSCNDVVQKLLRKARKGTRIVYIPGNHDEFLRDFPGIHFGGIEVATQMIHEAADGKRYLVLHGDEFDVVVRNARLLAYLGDWAYDAAIGINIVLAAARRRLGMPYWSFSAWAKLRVKHAVNFIGAFQRVVTEEARRNHADGVICGHIHHAVVEDLDGIRYINTGDWVESCTAVVEHFDGSMELVAWQPREIRPATASPVSEGFRTSVGQEPVSEAA; from the coding sequence ATGACAGCCAGCGATTCAGCACCGAATGTTCGTCGCGTTCGCACCCTGTTTCTGTCAGACGTGCATCTGGGATCCAGGGCCGCGAAAGCGGATTTCTTGCTCGATTTTCTTCGATGCCACGAAGCGGAAACGATCATACTCGTCGGGGATATTGTCGACGGCTGGCGGCTGAAACGCAGCTGGTACTGGCCGCAGAGCTGCAACGACGTTGTCCAGAAGCTTCTACGCAAGGCGCGTAAAGGGACCCGGATCGTTTACATTCCCGGCAATCACGACGAATTCCTGCGCGACTTCCCCGGAATACATTTCGGTGGCATCGAAGTTGCCACGCAGATGATCCACGAGGCTGCCGATGGGAAGCGCTACCTGGTGCTGCATGGTGACGAATTCGACGTGGTCGTTCGCAACGCCCGCCTGCTCGCCTATCTCGGTGATTGGGCCTATGACGCGGCAATCGGCATCAACATCGTACTTGCCGCCGCGCGCCGGCGTCTTGGCATGCCCTACTGGTCCTTTTCGGCTTGGGCGAAGCTGAGGGTCAAGCACGCCGTCAACTTCATCGGCGCTTTCCAGCGGGTCGTCACCGAGGAGGCGCGCCGGAACCACGCGGACGGTGTGATCTGCGGTCATATCCACCACGCGGTGGTCGAGGATCTGGACGGGATACGCTATATCAATACCGGCGATTGGGTGGAGAGCTGCACCGCCGTCGTCGAACATTTCGACGGCAGCATGGAACTGGTTGCATGGCAGCCGCGGGAGATCCGGCCGGCCACAGCTTCGCCGGTCTCCGAAGGATTTAGGACATCTGTCGGGCAGGAACCAGTATCAGAGGCGGCCTAG
- a CDS encoding nuclear transport factor 2 family protein yields the protein MNAEANKSIVQDYVAAFNAFDMERLAELFAPDAKIYGVLGFGALAEVAPIWRELHEGMNMRLEALDIAVDGSNVVGRFRETGRFTGTFRGLAGHEPTGRPYEIMAMEWFVVENGRISCRWGARDSAAISRQCIG from the coding sequence GTGAACGCAGAAGCAAACAAATCCATCGTCCAGGACTATGTCGCCGCGTTCAACGCATTCGATATGGAAAGGCTTGCGGAACTTTTTGCCCCCGATGCAAAAATCTACGGCGTGCTGGGCTTCGGGGCGCTTGCAGAGGTTGCGCCGATCTGGCGTGAGTTGCACGAGGGTATGAACATGCGGCTCGAAGCGCTTGATATCGCGGTCGACGGCAGCAATGTCGTGGGGCGCTTTCGCGAAACCGGCCGCTTCACCGGCACCTTCCGGGGGCTCGCCGGTCATGAACCGACCGGGCGACCCTACGAGATCATGGCGATGGAATGGTTCGTCGTGGAGAATGGCCGCATATCCTGCCGCTGGGGCGCGCGGGACAGCGCCGCCATCTCCCGACAGTGCATAGGGTAG
- a CDS encoding NADP-dependent malic enzyme, with protein sequence MTTADKPKGKPTPTSGDIDQQALFFHRHPRPGKLEIQPTKPLGNQRDLALAYSPGVAAPCLAIRDNPETAADYTARSNLVAVISNGTAVLGLGNIGPLASKPVMEGKAVLFKKFAGVDVFDIEIDAASVDEMVNVISALEPTFGGINLEDIKAPECFEVERQLREKMDIPVFHDDQHGTAIIVAAAILNGLELAGKDIAKAKIIASGAGAAALACLNLLVTLGAKRENIWVHDIEGLVYKGREALMDQWKSVYAQETDKRELAQTIDGADVFLGLSAAGVLKPELLTRMADKPLILALANPTPEIMPEEARAARPDAMICTGRSDFPNQVNNVLCFPYIFRGALDCGARTINEEMKMAAVRAIAALAREEVSDVAARAYSGDTPVFGPNYLIPSPFDQRLILRIAPAVARAAAESGVATRPIADFDAYLDQLNRFVWRSGFIMKPIFAAAKKAEKKRVIFSDGEDERVLRAAQVLLEENIAQPILIGRPQIIEARLKRYGLRIRPSVDFEVVNPEDDPRYRDYVDDYFKLVGRLGVIPEAARTIVRTNQTVIGALAVRRGEAHALICGVEGRYAKHLRDVRQIIGLREGVTDFSALSLLISQRGATFFTDTYVTFEPTAEEVAQMTVMAAREIRRFGITPRAALVSHSNFGSRDSVSAFKMRKAIALVREMAPELEADGEMHGDSAISEMLRQRVMPSSTLTGEANLLVFPNLDAANITLGVLKTMSDGLHVGPILLGAALPAHILSPSVTSRGVVNMAALAVVEASYPE encoded by the coding sequence ATGACCACTGCTGACAAGCCGAAAGGGAAACCCACGCCTACGAGCGGTGACATCGACCAACAGGCCCTCTTCTTCCATCGTCACCCCCGGCCCGGCAAGCTCGAGATCCAGCCGACCAAGCCGCTCGGCAACCAGCGCGACCTGGCGCTTGCATATTCGCCGGGCGTTGCAGCCCCCTGCCTTGCGATCCGTGACAATCCGGAAACCGCTGCGGACTACACCGCCCGCTCCAACCTCGTTGCGGTCATCTCGAACGGCACCGCCGTGCTCGGCCTCGGCAATATCGGGCCCCTGGCCTCCAAGCCCGTGATGGAGGGCAAGGCGGTCCTGTTCAAGAAATTCGCCGGCGTCGACGTGTTCGACATCGAGATCGACGCGGCAAGCGTCGACGAGATGGTCAACGTCATCTCCGCGCTAGAGCCGACCTTCGGCGGCATCAATCTCGAGGACATCAAGGCGCCGGAGTGCTTCGAGGTCGAGCGCCAGTTGCGCGAGAAGATGGACATCCCCGTCTTCCACGACGACCAGCACGGCACGGCAATCATCGTCGCGGCTGCGATCCTGAACGGCCTCGAACTCGCGGGCAAAGACATCGCCAAGGCGAAAATCATCGCGTCGGGCGCGGGTGCGGCGGCACTCGCCTGCCTCAATCTCCTCGTCACCCTCGGTGCCAAGCGCGAAAACATATGGGTCCACGACATCGAAGGCCTCGTCTACAAGGGACGCGAGGCACTTATGGACCAGTGGAAGTCCGTCTACGCCCAGGAGACCGACAAGCGCGAACTGGCCCAGACGATCGACGGCGCCGACGTGTTCCTCGGCCTTTCGGCTGCTGGCGTCCTGAAGCCGGAGTTGCTGACACGCATGGCCGACAAGCCGCTGATCCTGGCACTGGCCAACCCGACGCCGGAGATCATGCCGGAAGAAGCCCGTGCCGCGCGCCCCGATGCGATGATCTGCACCGGCCGTTCGGATTTCCCCAACCAGGTCAACAACGTCCTCTGCTTCCCCTACATCTTCCGCGGCGCGCTTGACTGCGGCGCCCGTACGATCAACGAGGAGATGAAGATGGCGGCGGTGCGAGCCATCGCCGCACTCGCCCGCGAGGAAGTCTCCGACGTGGCCGCACGCGCCTATTCCGGCGACACACCCGTCTTCGGCCCGAACTACCTGATCCCCTCGCCCTTCGATCAACGCCTGATCCTGCGCATTGCACCGGCCGTTGCCCGCGCCGCAGCCGAAAGCGGCGTCGCCACCCGGCCGATCGCCGATTTCGACGCCTATCTCGATCAGCTCAACCGCTTCGTCTGGCGCTCCGGTTTCATCATGAAACCGATCTTCGCCGCGGCAAAGAAGGCAGAGAAGAAGCGCGTGATCTTCTCGGACGGTGAAGACGAGCGCGTGCTGCGCGCCGCGCAGGTGCTTCTGGAAGAAAACATCGCACAGCCGATCCTGATCGGACGACCGCAGATCATCGAGGCCCGCCTGAAGCGTTACGGACTGCGCATCCGTCCTTCCGTAGACTTCGAAGTGGTCAACCCGGAAGACGATCCGCGCTATCGCGACTATGTCGACGACTATTTCAAGCTGGTCGGCCGGCTGGGCGTGATTCCCGAAGCGGCCCGCACGATCGTCCGTACGAACCAAACCGTCATCGGAGCATTGGCCGTCCGGCGCGGCGAGGCGCATGCCCTGATTTGCGGTGTCGAAGGGCGCTATGCCAAGCATCTGCGCGACGTTCGGCAAATCATCGGTCTGCGCGAGGGTGTAACCGACTTTTCCGCCCTCAGCCTGCTGATATCGCAGCGCGGCGCGACGTTCTTCACCGACACCTACGTCACCTTCGAGCCCACGGCCGAGGAAGTCGCCCAGATGACGGTGATGGCAGCCAGGGAAATCCGGCGGTTCGGCATCACGCCGCGCGCGGCATTGGTCTCGCATTCCAACTTCGGCTCGCGTGACTCCGTGAGCGCCTTCAAGATGCGCAAGGCAATTGCGCTGGTGCGCGAAATGGCACCCGAACTTGAGGCCGATGGCGAGATGCACGGTGACTCCGCGATCTCCGAGATGCTGCGCCAGCGCGTCATGCCGAGCAGCACGCTGACCGGCGAGGCGAACCTCCTGGTGTTCCCAAATCTCGATGCGGCCAACATCACACTCGGTGTGTTGAAGACCATGTCGGACGGCCTTCATGTCGGCCCCATTCTGCTGGGTGCCGCGTTGCCGGCTCACATTCTCTCGCCGTCGGTGACGTCGCGCGGCGTGGTCAACATGGCGGCACTTGCCGTCGTCGAGGCATCCTATCCCGAGTGA
- a CDS encoding response regulator encodes MRLLLVEDDELLGKGVLAGLTQSGFAVDWAKSGEDAEVALETADYDAVVLDIGLPRMDGITLLQKRRRERDSRPILLLTARDTVADRIGGLDAGADDYLVKPFDLDELLARLRALLRRSKGKTTPILNHGRLQLDPAGHAVTLDGKPVVLSQREFAVLQDLLMNAGRVLSRGQLEDRLYGWGEEIDSNAIEVHIHNLRRKLYPDAIRTIRGVGYIIPESDA; translated from the coding sequence ATGCGACTGTTGCTCGTCGAGGATGACGAACTTCTTGGCAAGGGTGTTCTTGCCGGCCTCACTCAGTCGGGTTTTGCGGTGGATTGGGCGAAAAGCGGCGAGGATGCCGAGGTGGCGCTGGAGACTGCGGACTATGATGCCGTCGTCCTCGACATCGGGCTCCCACGCATGGACGGGATAACGCTGCTGCAAAAGCGACGCAGGGAACGCGACAGCAGGCCGATCCTGCTTCTCACCGCGCGCGACACGGTCGCGGACCGGATCGGTGGGCTCGATGCTGGCGCCGACGATTATCTGGTGAAGCCTTTCGATCTGGACGAGTTGCTGGCTCGCCTGCGGGCATTGCTGCGACGGTCGAAAGGCAAAACGACGCCGATTTTGAACCATGGCCGACTTCAGCTCGATCCGGCCGGCCACGCAGTTACGCTGGATGGAAAACCCGTCGTGTTGTCACAGCGCGAATTCGCGGTCCTGCAAGACCTTCTGATGAATGCGGGACGGGTACTAAGTCGTGGTCAGCTTGAAGACAGGCTCTACGGCTGGGGCGAGGAAATCGACAGCAACGCCATCGAGGTTCATATCCACAATCTCCGCCGCAAGCTCTATCCCGATGCCATCAGGACCATACGCGGCGTCGGCTATATCATTCCGGAATCGGACGCATGA
- a CDS encoding ATP-binding protein: MNHSLRRRLVLGLCGSMIAAWLATAYFTYLDTQHLISEEVDSHLEQTAKLLLQIRDRHSKGDLASSNTTFVETDKEHPLSYRIRTSGPDRLLPSAIGDRFPVTDWKEGYADVVSNGQTWRVFGATDGKDGYVEVAVRQELGGSFAARVAAHILHPMWIAIPLLTVLVWGAVRWGLSPLEAVAANVARRTASDLEPLPPKTVPTEILPLISALNALFDRISASSERDRRFAADAAHELRTPLAAIKAHAQVAKRATEMQDSRRAIDNVLEGAERGARVVEQLLALARLDQATTMLGSVDLMSVARDVVVRLVEEGGSRTMNLGLAGSMQEASVIGNVELLQVLVRNLLDNALHHTPPGTEVNISVEAQDKSVVLRVEDSGPGIPSTLRNRALDRFFRGGKTSTPGSGLGLSIVAQIVELHGGTLVLKDGPGGKGLCVEVTLPAVEHASKN; encoded by the coding sequence ATGAACCACTCCTTGCGCCGCCGTTTGGTTTTGGGTCTTTGCGGCAGCATGATTGCAGCGTGGCTGGCGACAGCCTATTTCACCTATCTCGATACGCAACACCTCATCTCCGAGGAGGTCGATTCACATCTGGAGCAGACGGCGAAGCTGCTCCTGCAGATACGGGACCGCCACTCCAAGGGTGATCTGGCGTCCTCGAACACCACGTTTGTCGAGACCGACAAGGAGCATCCGCTTTCATATCGCATTCGCACCTCCGGCCCAGACAGGCTCCTTCCCTCCGCCATCGGGGATCGGTTCCCCGTCACGGACTGGAAAGAAGGCTATGCCGACGTCGTCAGCAATGGGCAAACCTGGCGGGTATTCGGGGCGACCGACGGCAAGGACGGCTACGTCGAAGTTGCGGTTCGGCAGGAACTTGGTGGCAGTTTCGCGGCGCGCGTTGCCGCGCACATCCTTCACCCGATGTGGATCGCAATCCCCCTGCTCACTGTGCTCGTCTGGGGAGCGGTCCGCTGGGGGCTGTCGCCGCTCGAGGCTGTTGCGGCAAATGTTGCCCGACGCACAGCGTCTGATCTTGAGCCACTTCCACCAAAGACCGTTCCGACCGAAATTCTGCCGCTGATCTCGGCACTCAACGCGCTGTTTGACAGAATTTCCGCGTCAAGCGAACGTGATCGCCGCTTTGCCGCCGACGCCGCACATGAGCTTCGCACCCCGCTCGCCGCGATCAAGGCCCATGCGCAGGTGGCTAAGCGAGCTACTGAAATGCAAGACAGCCGACGGGCGATCGACAACGTTCTGGAAGGTGCCGAACGTGGTGCGCGCGTGGTTGAGCAGCTTTTGGCTCTGGCACGATTGGATCAGGCAACCACGATGCTCGGATCCGTCGATCTCATGTCGGTGGCGCGTGACGTTGTCGTTCGGCTCGTTGAGGAGGGCGGGAGCCGGACGATGAACCTCGGACTGGCGGGGTCGATGCAGGAGGCCAGTGTCATCGGCAACGTCGAACTGCTGCAGGTTCTCGTGCGCAATCTCCTCGACAACGCCCTTCACCACACACCTCCGGGGACCGAAGTCAATATCAGCGTCGAGGCGCAAGATAAGTCCGTTGTCCTGCGCGTCGAGGATAGCGGTCCGGGCATACCTTCGACATTGCGCAACCGGGCACTCGACCGGTTCTTCAGGGGTGGCAAAACAAGTACGCCGGGAAGCGGCCTGGGTCTGTCCATTGTCGCGCAGATCGTGGAACTGCACGGGGGGACGCTCGTGCTGAAAGATGGCCCGGGAGGCAAGGGACTTTGCGTCGAAGTCACGCTTCCAGCGGTTGAACACGCCTCGAAGAATTGA